A single Rattus norvegicus strain BN/NHsdMcwi chromosome 5, GRCr8, whole genome shotgun sequence DNA region contains:
- the Rgccl1 gene encoding regulator of cell cycle RGCC-like: MKPPSTQSSPAAVAAAAPAMDSAAAADLTDMLCEFDAVLADFASPFHERHFHYEEHLECMKRRSSASVSDSSGFSDSESADSLYRDSFTFSDEKLNSPTDSTPALLSSAVTPRKAKLGDTKKLEDFIADLDRTLASM, encoded by the coding sequence ATGAAGCCGCCCTCCACGCAGAGCAGCCCCGCGGCCGTGGCGGCCGCAGCCCCGGCCATGGACTCCGCGGCCGCTGCAGACCTGACGGACATGCTGTGCGAGTTCGACGCGGTGCTGGCCGACTTCGCGTCGCCCTTCCACGAGCGCCACTTCCACTATGAGGAGCACCTGGAGTGCATGAAGCGGCGCAGCAGCGCCAGCGTCAGTGACAGCAGCGGCTTCAGCGACTCCGAGAGTGCAGACTCGTTGTACAGGGACAGCTTCACCTTCAGTGATGAGAAGCTGAATTCTCCGACGGACTCCACTCCAGCCCTCTTGTCCTCCGCTGTCACTCCTCGGAAAGCCAAATTAGGTGACACTAAAAAGCTCGAAGACTTCATCGCTGATCTGGACAGAACCTTAGCAAGTATGTGA